From Streptomyces sp. GSL17-111, one genomic window encodes:
- a CDS encoding DUF485 domain-containing protein yields the protein MAARARPVAAPGAPLPADDARAAVYVAVHRSAAFREVRRRHRRFVFPATALFLAWYLAYLVAATSAPELMSTPVGGGPVNVGLLAGLGQFLTTALLTCAYAWHARLRRDRAALDLRWETQQLTREAVR from the coding sequence GTGGCGGCCCGGGCGCGGCCCGTGGCGGCCCCCGGAGCGCCGCTACCGGCCGATGACGCGCGGGCCGCGGTGTACGTCGCGGTCCATCGCAGCGCCGCCTTCCGGGAGGTCCGCCGTCGGCACCGGCGTTTCGTGTTCCCCGCCACGGCGCTGTTCCTCGCGTGGTATCTGGCCTACCTCGTCGCCGCCACGTCCGCGCCCGAGCTGATGAGCACCCCCGTGGGCGGTGGCCCGGTCAACGTGGGGCTGCTCGCCGGGCTCGGCCAGTTCCTCACGACGGCCCTGCTGACGTGCGCGTACGCCTGGCACGCGCGCCTGCGCCGGGACCGGGCCGCCCTGGACCTGCGGTGGGAGACGCAGCAGCTCACCCGGGAGGCCGTCCGGTGA
- a CDS encoding DNA gyrase/topoisomerase IV subunit B, with translation MTAETSVPSSTALLTGADRDGSNYTARHLLVLEGLEAVRKRPGMYIGSTDSRGLMHCLWEIIDNSVDEALGGHCDRIHVVLHADGSVEVRDNGRGIPVDVEPKTGLSGVEVVMTKLHAGGKFGGGSYAASGGLHGVGASVVNALSARLDVEVDRSGKTHAISFRRGVPGIFTESGPDAPFDPSGGLLAGKKIPKTRTGTRVRYWADRQIFLKDARLSLETLHARARQTAFLVPGLTITVRDERGIDDSAVTEEVFRYDGGISEFCEYLAQDRPLNDVVRLEGQGTFKETVPVLDDRGHMMPKEVTRELGVDVALRWGTGYDTTVRSFVNIIATPKGGTHVAGFERAVTRTMNEVLRASKLLRVAEDDIVKDDALEGLTAVVTVRLAEPQFEGQTKEVLGTSAASRIVGQVVAKELKAFLTSGKRDAKQQARAVLEKAVAAARTRIAARQHKEAQRRKTALESSALPAKLADCRSDDVERSELFIVEGDSALGTAKLARNSEFQALLPIRGKILNVQKSSVSDMLKNAECGAIIQVIGAGSGRTFDIDQARYGKVIFLADADVDGAHIRCLLLTLFQRYMRPMVEQGRVFSAVPPLHRIELINPKKGQEKYRYTYSDNELRQTLLELQSKNIRFKDSIQRYKGLGEMDADQLAETTMDPRHRTLRRINIGDLEAAEKAFDLLMGNEVAPRKEFITTSAATLDRSRIDV, from the coding sequence GTGACCGCCGAGACGTCTGTGCCGTCGTCCACAGCGCTGCTGACCGGAGCGGACCGGGACGGTTCCAACTACACCGCGCGGCATCTCCTCGTCCTCGAGGGCCTTGAGGCGGTACGGAAACGACCCGGCATGTACATCGGCTCCACCGACAGCCGGGGCCTGATGCACTGCCTCTGGGAGATCATCGACAACTCGGTCGACGAGGCCCTGGGCGGCCACTGCGACCGGATCCACGTCGTCCTCCACGCGGACGGCTCCGTCGAGGTGCGCGACAACGGTCGCGGCATCCCGGTGGACGTCGAGCCGAAGACGGGGCTCTCGGGCGTCGAGGTCGTCATGACGAAGCTGCACGCCGGAGGCAAGTTCGGCGGCGGCTCGTACGCCGCCTCCGGCGGTCTGCACGGCGTGGGCGCCTCCGTGGTGAACGCGCTGTCCGCCCGGCTGGACGTCGAGGTGGACCGCAGCGGGAAGACGCACGCCATCAGCTTCCGGCGCGGTGTGCCGGGAATCTTCACCGAGTCCGGCCCCGACGCCCCGTTCGACCCCTCCGGCGGGCTGCTGGCCGGAAAGAAGATCCCCAAGACCCGGACCGGCACCCGCGTGCGGTACTGGGCGGACCGCCAGATCTTCCTCAAGGACGCCCGTCTGTCCCTGGAGACGCTCCACGCGCGCGCCCGGCAGACGGCCTTCCTCGTGCCCGGGCTGACGATCACCGTGCGCGACGAGCGCGGGATAGACGACAGCGCGGTGACGGAGGAGGTGTTCCGCTACGACGGCGGGATCAGCGAGTTCTGCGAGTACCTGGCGCAGGACAGGCCGCTGAACGACGTCGTCCGGCTGGAGGGGCAGGGCACCTTCAAGGAGACCGTGCCGGTCCTCGACGACCGTGGGCACATGATGCCCAAGGAGGTCACCCGGGAGCTGGGTGTGGATGTCGCCCTGCGCTGGGGCACCGGGTACGACACGACGGTCCGGTCGTTCGTGAACATCATCGCCACGCCCAAGGGCGGCACGCACGTCGCGGGCTTCGAGCGGGCCGTCACCCGCACGATGAACGAGGTGCTGAGGGCGTCGAAGCTGCTGCGCGTGGCCGAGGACGACATCGTCAAGGACGACGCCCTGGAGGGCCTCACCGCCGTCGTCACGGTCCGGCTGGCCGAACCGCAGTTCGAGGGCCAGACGAAGGAGGTGCTGGGCACCTCGGCCGCGTCGCGGATCGTGGGCCAGGTCGTCGCGAAGGAGCTGAAGGCCTTCCTGACGTCCGGGAAGCGGGACGCGAAGCAGCAGGCGCGAGCCGTGCTGGAGAAGGCCGTCGCCGCCGCCCGCACCCGCATCGCCGCCCGGCAGCACAAGGAGGCGCAGCGCCGCAAGACGGCCCTGGAGTCCTCGGCCCTGCCCGCGAAGCTCGCGGACTGCCGCAGTGACGACGTCGAGCGCAGCGAGCTGTTCATCGTCGAGGGGGACTCGGCCCTCGGCACCGCCAAGCTCGCACGGAACTCGGAGTTCCAGGCCCTGCTGCCCATCCGCGGGAAGATCCTGAACGTCCAGAAGTCCTCCGTGTCCGACATGCTGAAGAACGCCGAGTGCGGGGCCATCATCCAGGTCATAGGAGCCGGGTCGGGGCGCACGTTCGACATCGACCAGGCCCGGTACGGCAAGGTGATCTTCCTGGCGGACGCCGACGTCGACGGTGCTCACATCCGCTGCCTGCTGCTGACGCTCTTCCAGCGCTACATGCGGCCGATGGTCGAGCAGGGCCGGGTCTTCTCGGCGGTGCCGCCGCTGCACCGCATCGAGCTGATCAACCCGAAGAAGGGCCAGGAGAAGTACCGGTACACGTACTCGGACAACGAACTGCGTCAGACGCTGCTCGAGCTGCAGAGCAAGAACATCCGCTTCAAGGACTCCATCCAGCGCTACAAGGGCCTCGGCGAGATGGACGCCGACCAGCTCGCGGAGACCACCATGGATCCGCGGCACCGCACGCTGCGCCGCATCAACATCGGCGACCTGGAGGCGGCGGAGAAGGCGTTCGACCTGCTCATGGGGAACGAGGTCGCGCCGCGCAAGGAGTTCATCACGACGTCGGCCGCCACGCTGGACCGCTCCCGCATCGACGTGTGA
- a CDS encoding DUF7455 domain-containing protein, with protein sequence MTTVLTPASPLTAADRCDRCGAQAYLRVVLVSGGELLFCAHHGRKFEPELKKIAAEIQDETERLTAPPANASNDER encoded by the coding sequence GTGACTACTGTTCTGACACCCGCGAGCCCGCTGACGGCGGCGGACCGCTGCGACCGTTGCGGCGCCCAGGCATACCTGCGCGTCGTGCTGGTCAGCGGTGGCGAGCTGCTGTTCTGCGCGCACCACGGCCGTAAGTTCGAGCCGGAACTCAAGAAGATCGCCGCCGAGATACAGGACGAGACGGAGCGGCTCACCGCCCCTCCCGCGAACGCGTCCAACGACGAACGCTGA
- a CDS encoding S1 family peptidase, with translation MRNFPRLLLGALALALPLGHLAAVGPPSATAAARVIGGSEVTAEDHPWVVAVASREYFGSGRSGQFCGGVLVSRSTVATAAHCFSSEVLGTDVSRVDDLRVVVGRTDLRTDEGREIEVARVWVNPAWDSRTNGGDLAVLTLASPLPAGTVLPMAEKEDPAYAPGTSAGVFGWGDVRGDGSYATTLRKARVSVLEDARCADAYPGGPAGTYQPESMVCAGLPQGGPDACQGDSGGPLVARGRLVGLVSWGVGCGERDLPGVYTRVGSVRDLIAQSGGGA, from the coding sequence ATGAGAAACTTTCCGCGCCTGCTGCTCGGCGCCCTCGCGCTCGCCCTGCCCCTCGGTCACCTGGCGGCGGTGGGGCCGCCGTCCGCCACCGCCGCCGCCCGAGTGATCGGCGGCAGTGAAGTGACCGCCGAGGACCACCCCTGGGTGGTCGCCGTGGCGAGCCGGGAGTACTTCGGCAGCGGCAGATCGGGTCAGTTCTGCGGTGGCGTGCTCGTGAGCCGGAGCACCGTGGCCACGGCGGCGCACTGCTTCAGCTCGGAGGTCCTGGGCACCGACGTGTCACGTGTGGACGACCTGCGGGTGGTCGTCGGCCGGACCGACCTGCGGACGGACGAGGGGCGGGAGATCGAGGTGGCGCGCGTCTGGGTCAACCCGGCGTGGGACAGCCGTACGAACGGCGGTGACCTCGCGGTGCTCACACTGGCGAGTCCGTTGCCAGCCGGGACCGTGCTCCCCATGGCGGAGAAGGAGGACCCGGCGTATGCGCCCGGCACCTCGGCCGGTGTGTTCGGTTGGGGGGACGTGCGGGGCGACGGCAGCTACGCCACCACCCTGCGGAAGGCCCGGGTGAGCGTCCTGGAGGACGCCCGCTGCGCCGATGCCTATCCGGGGGGCCCTGCGGGCACGTACCAGCCGGAGAGCATGGTCTGCGCAGGTCTCCCGCAAGGCGGTCCGGACGCCTGCCAGGGCGACAGTGGGGGGCCTCTGGTGGCCCGTGGGCGGCTGGTGGGCCTGGTCTCCTGGGGGGTCGGCTGCGGTGAACGCGATCTGCCTGGGGTCTACACCCGGGTGGGGTCCGTGCGGGACCTGATCGCGCAGTCCGGTGGTGGGGCGTAA
- a CDS encoding RNA polymerase sigma factor — protein sequence MSASTSRTLPAEIAESESVMALIERGKTEGQIAGDDVRRAFEADQIPPTQWKNVLRSLNQILDEEGVTLMVSAAEAPKRTRKSAAAKAPARRAAAKPAAPKSPAKKAAPAPPPAAAEPADPPVTDEPAAEVAEDGPAKKAVAKKAVAKKATAKKTAAKKTAAKKTAAKKSVVDELLEGDEENVEEPTAKRGKGGPEDAAEPKEGESGEGFVLSDEDEDDAPAQQVAAAGATADPVKDYLKQIGKVPLLNAEQEVELAKRIEAGLFAEDKLANSDKLAPKLKRELEIIAEDGRRAKNHLLEANLRLVVSLAKRYTGRGMLFLDLIQEGNLGLIRAVEKFDYTKGYKFSTYATWWIRQAITRAMADQARTIRIPVHMVEVINKLARVQRQMLQDLGREPTPEELAKELDMTPEKVVEVQKYGREPISLHTPLGEDGDSEFGDLIEDSEAVVPADAVSFTLLQEQLHSVLDTLSEREAGVVSMRFGLTDGQPKTLDEIGKVYGVTRERIRQIESKTMSKLRHPSRSQVLRDYLD from the coding sequence GTGTCGGCCAGCACATCCCGTACGCTCCCCGCGGAGATCGCCGAGTCCGAGTCTGTGATGGCGCTCATCGAGCGGGGAAAGACTGAGGGGCAGATCGCCGGCGACGACGTGCGTCGGGCCTTCGAGGCTGACCAGATTCCGCCAACCCAGTGGAAGAACGTCCTGCGCAGCCTCAACCAGATCCTCGACGAGGAGGGTGTGACGCTGATGGTGAGTGCCGCCGAGGCGCCCAAGCGCACCCGCAAGAGCGCCGCAGCGAAGGCACCGGCCCGGCGTGCCGCCGCCAAACCGGCGGCACCCAAGAGCCCTGCCAAGAAGGCCGCCCCCGCTCCGCCCCCCGCCGCCGCGGAGCCCGCGGACCCCCCTGTGACCGACGAGCCCGCGGCCGAGGTCGCGGAGGACGGGCCCGCCAAGAAGGCCGTCGCCAAGAAGGCCGTCGCCAAGAAGGCGACGGCGAAGAAGACCGCGGCCAAGAAGACGGCCGCCAAGAAGACGGCGGCCAAGAAGTCCGTCGTCGACGAGCTCCTCGAAGGCGACGAGGAGAACGTGGAGGAGCCCACCGCGAAGCGCGGCAAGGGCGGTCCCGAGGACGCCGCCGAGCCCAAGGAGGGCGAGAGCGGCGAGGGCTTCGTGCTGTCCGACGAGGACGAGGACGACGCCCCTGCCCAGCAGGTCGCCGCCGCCGGTGCGACCGCCGACCCGGTCAAGGACTACCTCAAGCAGATCGGCAAGGTCCCGCTGCTCAACGCCGAGCAGGAGGTGGAACTGGCCAAGCGCATCGAGGCTGGTCTGTTCGCCGAGGACAAGCTGGCGAACTCCGACAAGCTGGCACCCAAGCTCAAGCGCGAGCTGGAGATCATCGCGGAGGACGGCCGTCGGGCCAAGAACCACCTCCTGGAGGCCAACCTCCGCCTCGTGGTGTCCCTCGCCAAGCGCTACACGGGCCGCGGCATGCTGTTCCTGGACCTGATCCAGGAGGGGAACCTCGGTCTGATCCGTGCGGTCGAGAAGTTCGACTACACCAAGGGGTACAAGTTCTCGACGTACGCCACGTGGTGGATCCGGCAGGCGATCACCCGCGCCATGGCCGACCAGGCCCGCACCATCCGCATTCCGGTGCACATGGTCGAGGTCATCAACAAGCTGGCGCGCGTCCAGCGCCAGATGCTCCAGGACCTGGGCCGCGAGCCCACGCCGGAGGAGCTGGCCAAGGAGCTGGACATGACGCCCGAGAAGGTCGTCGAGGTTCAGAAGTACGGGCGTGAGCCGATCTCCCTGCACACGCCGCTGGGCGAGGACGGCGACAGCGAGTTCGGTGACCTCATCGAGGACTCCGAGGCCGTCGTGCCCGCCGACGCCGTCAGCTTCACGCTCCTGCAGGAACAGCTGCACTCGGTGCTCGACACGCTCAGCGAGCGTGAGGCGGGCGTCGTGTCGATGCGTTTCGGTCTCACCGACGGCCAGCCCAAGACGCTGGACGAGATCGGCAAGGTCTACGGCGTGACGCGCGAGCGCATCCGTCAGATCGAGTCCAAGACGATGTCCAAGCTGCGGCACCCGTCCCGCTCGCAGGTCCTTCGGGACTACCTGGACTGA